Sequence from the Rutidosis leptorrhynchoides isolate AG116_Rl617_1_P2 chromosome 3, CSIRO_AGI_Rlap_v1, whole genome shotgun sequence genome:
TTCGGTAGCCGGAGTGTGTTGAGAAGGCTTCTTCGTGCATTTCCCATATTATCTCTTTGGCCTGTGTCAGGCCAACGCATCGTAAGTAGGGCTCTGTGAACGATTTCCTGTACAAGATGCCGTTTTTGAAATAATACATTGGTGCCTGCATTCGTATCCTGCGGGCTTGTAGTTTGTCTTCCGGGAGAGTGCCATCAGTGAGATATCTTATGAAGGGCGTCATCCAACATTCTTCTTCTGTTGTGATTGTCGCCATGTGGGTGTCTTCTTCAGTTGACTTTCTTTCCAGAACTTCAACCATAACTTTTTTGGTAAAGTGATCGTATAGCAAAGAGGCAAGCTTGCTCAGGGCATCCGCTTTCTTGTTACGATTTCGGGGGATCTGTTTTATTTCAAATGTCTTGAAAGTGTTGGTTAGTGCTTTCTTAAGTTCTAGGTATTTTTGCATTGATGTATCTCTTGCTTCGAAGCTGCCATTTAGCTGGCTTGCGACCAGCTGGGAGTCGACATAAGCTGTGAGTTTTCGCACATCAATACTTTTGGCTAAGCGTAATCCAGCTATTAGTGCTTCGTACTCGGCCTCGTTGTTTGAGGCGGCGAATTTCAACTGGATAGCGTAAGTAATTTCTTCTCCGGTTGGGGAAACGAGGAGAATGCCTATGCCAGCTCCCTCCTCACTTGATGCCCCGTCCGTATACAGTTCCCAGAATTCAACCGTCTCCCTTCTTGTAACGGTGGTTTCGCCTTGTTTGATCATGTCGGAAGGGAGCTCTACCAGGAAGTCTGTTATGACTTGGCCTTGACCAAATGCCTCGGGAGAAAGGTGATTTCATGCTCTCCGAGTTCTATTACCCATTTTTCCATTCTGCCGGAGATTTCCGGCCTGGTTAGAACGTGTTTTATTGCTTGGTCCGTAAAGACTTGTATCGGGTGTGCTTAGAAATATCGCCGTAGCCGTCTCGCTGTGTGTACTAAAGCGTAAATCAGTTTTTCCATGGTTGGGTAGTTTACTTCCCTGTTTTGCAATACTTTGCTTACAAAGTACATTGACATTTTAGTCTTGCCTCTGTCGGCAATTAGGACTGAGCTGATTGCCTCGGAGGAGGCGGCGAGGTATACCGTGAGGGTTTCTCCTGGTATAGGTGCCGTTAACGCTGGCAGCTCTTTTAAGAATGCCTTCATATCCTGGAAGGCTCTCTCGGCCTCATCCATCCATATGAAATATTTTTTGCTCAAGCACCCTTTCAATGTCTGGAAAAAGGGGAGTGCCCTGTCGGCAGCTCGTGACAGGAACCTTGTGAGTGTCACTAGTTTCCCGTTTTGGCTCTGCACATCCTTTTTACTCTTGGGTGACTGCATGTTTTCAATTGCTTAAATCTTCTTCCGGTTTACCTTGATCCCTCTCAGAGAGATCATGAAACCTAAGAAACAGCCTTCTTCGATTTCGAAAGAGCACTTTGACGGATTGATCTTCATATTGATTTTGCGTAGCGAATCGAACGTTTTGATGATGTCTAGGATCATTTGTTCTTCTGTTTTTCTCTTGATGACGAAGTCGTCCATGTACGCTTTGATATTTTGTCCGATTTGGTCCTGGAAGGCTTGTCGATTAGCTATTGGTATGTTGCTCCGGCATTCTTCAGCCCGAATGGCATTTTGGTATAGCAAAAGATGCCTTTGTTCGTGAAGAATGCTGTTTTCTCTTCATCGATTTCTGCCATTGGGATTTGTTGGTAGCCCCTGTATGCATCCAGGAAGCTTAGGAACTGGTAACCCGAGAGAGACTCGACCTTCCAGTCAATTTCCTggagagggtaattgtcttttGGGCATGCTTTGTTGATGTCTTTATAGCCGACACACATGTGCCAAGATACGTCCACCTTCTTTACCGGGGTTCGCtacccatgtttgatattttacttTCTTCATTATGCCGGCGTCAACTAGTCATTGTACTTCGTTATCCAGGAATTCACTTCGTTCTAATGCCATTGCCCTTTTCTTCTGGACGAATGGTGTGATATTCAGGTTTACGTTTAGCCGATGTTGGGCTATTTCCCGTGGGACACCCGTCATGTCCGATGGTTCCCAGGCGAAGACGTCAATACTTGCTACTAGGAGTTTGCAGAGCGTATCCTTTGCATTTGTGCTCAAGGTGGTACCAATCTGGATCCGTTGCACCGGATGCTTGGGATTTGGGGATACGTAACCGCAATCATGGACTACGACATCTCTTGCTCCGTTGAATATTTGCATGCATTCGATTGGTTCCATTTCTTGCATCCGGATTGTGGCGATTCCGGCTGGGGTCGGGAATTTAAGCATGGCATTACGTCCCAAAATGACGTTATACCGTGAGTCTGTTTTGACTATAGAGAATTCTATGTCTGCTGCACTTTGAAAAGGTAATGTTCCCAAAACGACCTCCAAGGTTATGGAGCCCACCGACCAAGTTGCAGCGCTATTGAATCCTTCCAGTGGAGACAACGCGGCTTTATTCTGCCGTCTCATGTTTACTGGCAGCTGCAGAAAACAATGCTCAAACATGACCTCTGCCCCTGCACCGGTGTCGGTGTATATTCGCCCAATTTGGCAATTGGAGATATGTGCTCATATG
This genomic interval carries:
- the LOC139900995 gene encoding uncharacterized protein — translated: MIKQGETTVTRRETVEFWELYTDGASSEEGAGIGILLVSPTGEEITYAIQLKFAASNNEAEYEALIAGLRLAKSIDVRKLTAYVDSQLVASQLNGSFEARDTSMQKYLELKKALTNTFKTFEIKQIPRNRNKKADALSKLASLLYDHFTKKVMVEVLERKSTEEDTHMATITTEEECWMTPFIRYLTDGTLPEDKLQARRIRMQAPMYYFKNGILYRKSFTEPYLRCVGLTQAKEIIWEMHEEAFSTHSGYRTIVSRIKRMGYFWPHMYRDTYDLIVNYEACQIHAPINRSPRRNMITVHAAWPFCKWGIDIVGPFPRGVGNVKFLVVAIDYFTKWIEAKPLSTITGRKILTFVWEDIVCHFGLPREIVSDNGTQYAYNPFKDWYADMDIQQPFTSVAYPQANGQVEVTNRDIVISIKARLIKHQ